One Alkalicoccus halolimnae DNA segment encodes these proteins:
- the argC gene encoding N-acetyl-gamma-glutamyl-phosphate reductase: MKQAAIIGGTGYGALELIRFLEHHPYVSISKIISRSEEGTEVSERYPHLHTVIKEEFSALDDKTFEHIDIVFFATPAGVAKDILPKIKKKGVQYIDLSGDLRINDGEEYRMWYGQEPPSQGLQKEAVYGLPEFYRESIKKAEIISNPGCFATAALLGIIPAVSKGLVDPENVVIDGKTGVSGAGRKQSLMTHFSETNENVKAYKMGSHQHTPEIEQHVSTLTGKNPLISFQTHLIPMTRGIMCTIYADLKRAESIHDVYQKFYENHPFVRMRPEGNIPQTKEVYGSNYCDIGIHVDGRTNKLIIVSVVDNLVKGASGQAIQNMNLMNGWNEQESLSVIPIYP; the protein is encoded by the coding sequence TTGAAACAGGCAGCAATTATAGGCGGGACAGGCTATGGAGCCTTGGAGCTAATAAGGTTTTTGGAACACCACCCCTATGTATCTATCTCAAAAATCATATCGAGATCAGAAGAAGGGACTGAAGTTTCCGAGCGGTATCCGCATCTTCATACAGTTATTAAAGAGGAATTTTCTGCTTTGGATGATAAAACATTTGAACATATTGATATTGTATTTTTTGCGACTCCAGCGGGCGTAGCAAAGGATATACTTCCTAAAATTAAAAAGAAAGGCGTTCAATACATTGATTTATCAGGTGATTTAAGAATTAACGATGGTGAAGAGTACCGAATGTGGTACGGTCAGGAACCCCCATCGCAGGGACTGCAGAAAGAAGCTGTATATGGACTTCCAGAATTTTATCGGGAAAGTATAAAAAAAGCCGAAATTATTTCTAACCCGGGCTGTTTTGCTACAGCAGCACTTCTGGGAATTATTCCAGCAGTTTCAAAGGGGCTGGTTGATCCTGAAAATGTTGTTATAGATGGAAAAACAGGAGTTTCAGGTGCTGGAAGAAAACAGTCATTAATGACTCATTTCTCTGAAACGAATGAAAATGTCAAAGCTTATAAAATGGGCAGCCATCAGCATACTCCGGAAATCGAACAGCATGTATCCACCCTGACAGGAAAAAATCCATTAATTTCTTTCCAGACTCATCTCATTCCAATGACAAGAGGCATTATGTGTACAATATATGCTGACTTAAAAAGGGCAGAAAGCATCCATGATGTTTACCAGAAATTTTATGAAAATCATCCATTTGTCAGAATGCGTCCGGAAGGAAATATTCCACAGACGAAGGAAGTTTATGGAAGTAATTACTGCGATATTGGTATCCATGTTGACGGACGAACAAATAAACTCATTATCGTAAGTGTAGTAGATAACCTGGTTAAAGGTGCATCGGGGCAGGCAATTCAAAATATGAATTTAATGAACGGATGGAATGAACAGGAATCATTGTCTGTTATTCCTATCTATCCATAA
- the argJ gene encoding bifunctional glutamate N-acetyltransferase/amino-acid acetyltransferase ArgJ, giving the protein MLVGQETEISIIHDGHVTSAEGFYAGGVHCGLRRKKLDFGWLFSSVPAAAAAVYTKNSFQAAPLKVTKDSISKEHKLQALVINSANANACTGETGMVNALNMRKQAADAMGLGEHLVGVSSTGLIGVQLPMDKIEKGMMSINPAAVDPEAFEQAILTTDTKTKHTAVEILIDGKPIIIGGAAKGSGMIHPNMATMLAYMTTDADVEADALQHLLSRATDKTYNMITVDGDSSTNDTVVALANGKKGNHPLSPSHPEWEKFSEAFRLVSEILAKKIAGDGEGATKLIEVMVKGAATSDSAGKIAKAVISSNLVKTAVYGADPNWGRVVCAVGYSEEPVEPDSVDVFLGDIQVVENGLPSEFSEQEGISYLDQQEISVVVDLKQGDGKATAWGCDLTYEYVKINASYRT; this is encoded by the coding sequence ATGTTAGTTGGACAGGAAACAGAAATAAGCATTATTCATGATGGTCACGTCACTTCAGCTGAAGGTTTTTATGCAGGGGGAGTTCACTGCGGCCTGCGTAGAAAAAAGCTGGATTTCGGATGGCTTTTTTCTTCCGTCCCGGCGGCGGCGGCCGCTGTGTATACTAAAAACAGTTTTCAGGCTGCTCCACTGAAAGTTACGAAAGATTCAATCTCCAAAGAGCATAAACTGCAGGCGCTTGTAATTAATTCAGCGAATGCGAATGCCTGTACAGGAGAAACAGGGATGGTTAATGCTTTAAATATGAGAAAACAGGCAGCTGATGCTATGGGGCTGGGAGAACATCTTGTCGGTGTTTCTTCCACTGGACTTATTGGAGTGCAGCTTCCTATGGACAAAATTGAAAAAGGGATGATGTCCATCAACCCGGCTGCTGTCGATCCGGAAGCTTTCGAACAGGCTATTCTTACCACTGATACGAAAACGAAGCATACGGCGGTAGAAATACTGATAGACGGAAAACCCATTATTATCGGGGGCGCGGCAAAAGGCTCGGGGATGATCCACCCTAATATGGCTACGATGCTCGCTTACATGACGACCGATGCAGATGTTGAAGCAGATGCTCTTCAACACCTTCTTTCCCGTGCTACAGATAAAACATACAATATGATCACCGTGGACGGCGACAGCAGTACAAACGATACAGTAGTCGCATTGGCTAACGGCAAAAAAGGGAATCATCCTCTTTCTCCTTCCCATCCGGAATGGGAAAAGTTTTCGGAGGCCTTCAGGCTTGTCTCAGAAATACTGGCCAAAAAAATTGCTGGAGACGGAGAAGGAGCAACTAAATTAATTGAAGTAATGGTAAAAGGAGCTGCGACAAGCGATTCAGCAGGGAAAATTGCCAAAGCAGTTATTTCTTCCAACCTCGTAAAAACAGCAGTTTATGGTGCAGATCCAAACTGGGGACGAGTAGTCTGTGCGGTCGGATACAGTGAGGAACCAGTCGAGCCTGACTCAGTTGATGTTTTTTTAGGGGACATTCAAGTTGTAGAAAATGGACTGCCTTCGGAATTTTCGGAGCAGGAAGGTATCTCTTACCTTGATCAGCAGGAAATATCTGTTGTTGTCGATTTAAAGCAGGGCGATGGAAAAGCTACTGCCTGGGGATGTGACTTAACTTACGAATATGTAAAAATCAACGCTTCGTATCGAACGTAA
- the argB gene encoding acetylglutamate kinase: MKYLIIKIGGSIISELPASFFKSIVKLKNEGKYCPVVVHGGGPKINEMLQCMQIETSFHNGLRISSPEVVDTAGMVLSGDINKKIVAELLRAGGRGFGFSGIDGAVLQAEPEDSSGNLGNVGKITEVDTELISLLCGKGYIPVISPISYGMKDNTVYNVNADSAASACASALGGNIIFVSDIPGIMNKSINETFIYSQLTEAEVNDLIAENVITGGMIPKVQAALMCLQKEVKETVILNGWQEGSIDTYAAGGSSGTRIVKEEITYV; encoded by the coding sequence ATGAAATATCTAATCATAAAAATTGGCGGCAGTATCATATCAGAACTGCCGGCAAGTTTTTTCAAAAGTATTGTGAAACTGAAAAACGAGGGGAAATACTGCCCTGTTGTTGTGCACGGCGGGGGACCTAAAATCAACGAAATGCTTCAATGCATGCAGATTGAGACCAGTTTTCATAATGGACTTCGTATCTCTTCTCCGGAAGTTGTAGATACAGCCGGAATGGTATTAAGCGGAGATATTAATAAAAAAATTGTAGCTGAACTTCTTCGCGCGGGCGGCCGCGGATTCGGATTCAGCGGAATAGATGGAGCCGTGCTTCAGGCGGAACCTGAGGATTCTTCCGGTAATCTTGGGAACGTAGGAAAAATAACAGAAGTGGATACAGAGCTGATTTCTCTCCTTTGCGGGAAAGGGTACATTCCGGTCATTTCTCCCATATCTTACGGAATGAAGGACAATACTGTCTATAATGTAAATGCCGATTCAGCTGCCAGTGCCTGTGCTTCGGCTTTAGGAGGCAATATCATCTTCGTAAGTGATATTCCAGGTATTATGAATAAAAGTATTAATGAAACGTTTATTTATTCCCAGTTAACAGAAGCGGAAGTGAACGATCTTATTGCTGAGAATGTTATCACGGGTGGAATGATCCCAAAAGTTCAGGCAGCGCTGATGTGCCTCCAAAAAGAAGTTAAAGAAACGGTCATTCTCAACGGATGGCAGGAAGGTTCGATAGATACTTATGCAGCAGGCGGCTCATCAGGCACGAGGATAGTCAAGGAGGAAATAACGTATGTCTAA
- a CDS encoding acetylornithine transaminase: MSKINTEMSALMQTYNRFPLTLTKGKGSYVWDEEGASYLDFTSGIAVCNLGHVPEEVKHAVSEQLEQLWHCSNLFHIPAQEKAARLLCGNDFDEAFFCNSGAEANEAAWKLARKYMYDQNKKEKTDIISFTHSFHGRTGGAMAATAQEKVHTGFTPLMPGFSYLPFNEETVTEKINPEKTAAVMLELIQGEGGVRAADKSWVNNLAEFCSKNDILLIIDEIQTGAGRTGTLFAYEQYSIKPDILTAAKGIGSGFPAGAMLAPKNIAASFNHGTHGTTFGGNPLSMTAVYATISAILEPGFLEDVKNKGMYFQKELQNAAAGYEVEIRGSGLMTGMAFKETIVPLIDHLRKNGVLALPAGPDVLRILPPLTASYMELSAFADTLKQSLNEWKEGE; encoded by the coding sequence ATGTCTAAGATAAACACAGAAATGTCTGCTCTGATGCAGACGTATAATAGATTTCCTCTAACTTTAACCAAAGGAAAAGGGAGTTACGTATGGGATGAAGAGGGAGCCTCCTACCTGGATTTTACTTCCGGTATCGCCGTATGTAATCTTGGCCACGTACCGGAAGAAGTAAAACATGCTGTTTCGGAGCAGCTCGAGCAATTGTGGCACTGTTCTAATCTTTTTCACATTCCCGCTCAGGAAAAAGCAGCACGTCTTCTTTGCGGAAACGATTTTGATGAAGCCTTTTTCTGCAACAGCGGAGCCGAAGCAAATGAAGCCGCATGGAAACTGGCTCGAAAATATATGTATGATCAAAACAAAAAAGAAAAAACAGATATAATTTCTTTTACCCATTCGTTTCACGGGCGTACCGGAGGGGCTATGGCAGCTACTGCTCAGGAAAAAGTTCATACAGGTTTCACGCCGCTTATGCCGGGATTTTCCTATCTTCCTTTCAATGAGGAGACAGTCACAGAAAAAATCAATCCAGAAAAAACGGCCGCTGTCATGCTGGAATTGATACAGGGAGAAGGCGGCGTGCGCGCTGCGGATAAGTCCTGGGTTAACAATCTGGCTGAATTCTGCAGCAAAAATGACATACTGCTGATTATTGATGAAATTCAAACCGGTGCGGGAAGAACCGGCACATTGTTTGCCTATGAACAGTATAGTATAAAGCCGGATATACTGACTGCAGCAAAAGGAATCGGGTCTGGTTTTCCTGCAGGAGCGATGCTTGCTCCTAAAAATATAGCTGCATCTTTTAATCATGGAACGCACGGGACAACGTTTGGCGGGAATCCACTTTCTATGACAGCGGTATACGCAACGATATCGGCAATTCTGGAGCCTGGATTTTTGGAGGACGTAAAAAACAAGGGAATGTATTTTCAAAAAGAACTTCAGAATGCAGCTGCCGGTTATGAGGTAGAAATCCGCGGAAGTGGTTTAATGACCGGAATGGCTTTTAAGGAAACTATCGTCCCTTTAATTGACCATCTGCGCAAAAACGGGGTGCTGGCTCTTCCGGCAGGGCCGGACGTTCTGCGGATACTGCCCCCGCTCACGGCAAGCTATATGGAATTATCAGCGTTTGCTGACACTTTAAAACAATCTTTAAATGAATGGAAGGAGGGGGAGTAG
- a CDS encoding carbamoyl phosphate synthase small subunit, whose product MKNGYLILETGEIFTGEWLGSEIETSGELVFNTSMTGYQEMMTDPSYKGQILAFTYPMIGNYGWNNVDDESSSPAVEAVLLNEACGSPNHYQSEGSMEDYLCKNGIPGLAGIDTRALVKKIRQLKTLRAKITMNPDATVFNVPLVTSKESLVRSVSVKGYQYYGDKNDPHVVLMDYGYKSSILNALLEEGCRVTVAPYTTTFEEVERLSPDGVLFSNGPGDPLDLKTYFPEILKISKEYSSLGICLGHQLIALAYGGNSEKMLFGHRGSNHPVKHLPTGKVSMSSQNHGYVVTSESIDTSLFEPLFINVNDKSIEGIQHRTLPVKGVQFHPEAHPGPSDTHFIFKDFVRSLTTGGRMLCQQTI is encoded by the coding sequence ATGAAAAACGGTTATCTCATTTTGGAAACCGGTGAAATATTTACTGGTGAATGGCTCGGATCGGAAATCGAAACATCAGGAGAACTTGTATTCAACACATCCATGACAGGCTATCAGGAAATGATGACCGATCCCTCTTATAAAGGTCAGATTTTAGCATTTACTTATCCTATGATCGGCAACTATGGCTGGAATAATGTAGATGATGAAAGCAGCAGCCCTGCAGTAGAGGCCGTACTGCTGAATGAAGCATGCGGTTCCCCAAATCATTACCAGTCTGAGGGAAGCATGGAGGACTATCTTTGTAAAAACGGGATCCCAGGGCTTGCAGGAATCGATACAAGAGCCCTCGTCAAAAAAATCCGGCAGTTAAAAACTTTGAGAGCAAAGATTACAATGAACCCGGACGCCACCGTGTTCAATGTTCCTCTCGTGACTTCTAAGGAATCGCTGGTAAGAAGTGTGTCTGTTAAAGGTTATCAGTATTATGGTGATAAAAATGATCCTCATGTAGTGTTAATGGATTATGGCTATAAATCTTCTATATTAAATGCTCTTCTTGAAGAGGGATGCAGAGTCACTGTTGCTCCTTACACAACTACTTTTGAAGAAGTGGAACGTCTATCCCCGGATGGAGTATTGTTCAGTAACGGCCCCGGTGATCCCCTTGATCTGAAAACATACTTCCCGGAAATATTAAAAATTTCAAAAGAATACTCGTCACTCGGTATTTGTCTCGGGCATCAGCTTATAGCTCTTGCTTATGGAGGAAATTCAGAAAAAATGTTATTTGGACACCGCGGCAGCAATCATCCTGTTAAACATCTCCCTACGGGAAAAGTTAGCATGTCCTCCCAAAATCACGGGTACGTAGTGACTTCAGAAAGTATCGATACATCTTTGTTTGAGCCCTTATTTATTAATGTGAACGATAAAAGCATAGAAGGCATACAGCATAGGACGCTGCCTGTTAAAGGGGTACAGTTTCATCCTGAAGCTCATCCAGGACCGAGTGACACTCATTTTATTTTTAAAGACTTCGTCCGCAGTCTGACTACAGGAGGCAGAATGTTATGCCAGCAAACCATTTAA
- the carB gene encoding carbamoyl-phosphate synthase (glutamine-hydrolyzing) large subunit — MPANHLIKKVLVIGSGPIVIGQAAEFDYAGTQACLALKEENVEVILVNNNPATIMTDEQIADKVYMEPLEAATIEKIIAKEKPDGLIGTLGGQTGLNLTIELYESGILENYNVEVLGTSVESITRGEDREMFRQLMSDIGEPVPASEIVTTIEEGQVFTEQIGLPVILRPAYTLGGAGGGFAYTPEELNKKLYQALKSSPIGQVLVEKSIKGWKEVEYEVMRDANDTCIIVCNMENMDAVGVHTGDSIVTAPSQTLSDREYQMLRSSSLKVIRALEVVGGCNIQFAVHPDREEYAVIEVNPRVSRSSALASKATGYPIARIAAKCAIGYDLDEILNPITGSTYASFEPAVDYSVVKLPRFPFDKFAEADRSLGTQMKATGEVMAIDRTFEAALNKAVRSLEMNLYSLEHKLLHGKSEQELKKLLTEANDLRLFAIAEAVKRKIPMHTLHEWTDIDYWFLSKIENIVNAEEQLRGQSLNDINKEKLSELKKINISDQRIAELTGTKEQDIRRKLTEYDLKPSYKLVDTCAGEFDAETPYFYSTWQGMDEVEVTNDKSKILIVGSGPIRIGQGVEFDYSSVHAAEAVKKAGFEAVVINNNPETVSTDYSVADSLYFEPITAEDVLHIIKKENVSGVMLQFGGQTAVNLADDLHEAGITVLGTSPENMHSLEDREQFYELLNKLDINHIKGEMVQSEKALIQTAHLLTYPVLIRPSFVIGGQSMYVCYNEKELKEYSQRLAATTNQKCWPLLVDTFIPGLECEVDVISDGKQVMIPGIFEHIEKAGVHSGDSLTVFPSMNLTEFQKDKITDISTLIALETPVVGMMNIQFVIDGDDIYVLEVNPRASRTVPIMSKVTGVNMVEEAVKAQLGFPLPEQGLLTSPDYITVKAPVFSEKKLKGVDHALSPEMKSTGEKIGMAGTFAEALVKVFPSFVKGDACLLSVSKRDYAEAAEVAAGLTGPIYATAGTAAFLKSKGIEVHCITGVEETEKLFKNNVIQAVINVPKQGRNPHTYGFHVREMAAAYDIPCFTHLDTALLYTRASGMETEPEPIKSFRKLKEEIS; from the coding sequence ATGCCAGCAAACCATTTAATTAAAAAAGTACTTGTTATCGGCTCCGGACCGATCGTAATCGGACAGGCTGCCGAATTTGATTATGCAGGAACCCAGGCATGTTTAGCTTTAAAGGAAGAAAACGTAGAAGTTATTCTCGTAAATAACAATCCGGCAACTATCATGACAGATGAACAAATAGCCGATAAAGTATATATGGAGCCATTGGAAGCAGCGACCATCGAAAAAATCATTGCAAAAGAAAAGCCCGATGGGCTGATTGGTACTCTCGGAGGACAGACGGGTCTTAATTTAACGATAGAGCTTTACGAATCCGGCATTTTGGAAAACTATAACGTAGAAGTGCTCGGGACATCTGTAGAATCAATCACGCGGGGGGAAGACCGCGAAATGTTCCGCCAGCTTATGAGCGATATAGGAGAACCTGTTCCGGCTTCCGAAATAGTAACTACAATTGAAGAAGGGCAGGTTTTCACAGAGCAGATCGGTCTGCCTGTTATTCTCCGTCCTGCCTACACGCTCGGAGGTGCAGGTGGAGGCTTCGCTTACACACCGGAAGAACTGAACAAAAAGCTTTATCAGGCATTAAAATCAAGTCCGATCGGCCAGGTGCTCGTTGAAAAAAGTATCAAAGGGTGGAAAGAAGTCGAATACGAGGTCATGCGGGACGCTAACGATACTTGTATTATCGTCTGTAATATGGAAAATATGGATGCTGTCGGTGTTCATACGGGTGATTCAATTGTAACAGCACCGTCCCAGACTTTATCAGACCGCGAGTATCAAATGCTCCGTTCTTCTTCGCTTAAAGTTATCCGGGCGCTCGAAGTAGTCGGAGGGTGTAATATCCAGTTCGCTGTTCATCCCGACCGGGAGGAGTATGCCGTCATAGAAGTCAACCCGCGCGTAAGCAGATCTTCCGCCCTCGCTTCAAAAGCAACAGGGTATCCGATTGCCAGAATTGCTGCAAAATGTGCGATCGGGTATGATCTGGATGAAATTCTTAATCCTATTACCGGAAGCACCTATGCATCATTCGAACCGGCTGTCGACTACAGCGTCGTTAAGCTTCCAAGATTTCCTTTTGATAAATTTGCAGAAGCGGATCGTTCCCTGGGAACCCAGATGAAAGCAACAGGAGAAGTTATGGCTATTGACCGGACGTTTGAAGCAGCTTTAAATAAGGCGGTTCGTTCGCTGGAAATGAACCTTTACAGCCTTGAGCATAAATTATTACACGGAAAATCAGAACAGGAACTGAAAAAGCTTTTAACGGAAGCAAATGATCTGCGCCTGTTTGCTATTGCGGAAGCTGTGAAGAGAAAAATACCAATGCATACGCTTCACGAATGGACAGATATTGATTACTGGTTCCTTTCCAAAATAGAAAACATTGTTAATGCTGAAGAACAATTGAGAGGGCAGAGCTTGAACGATATTAATAAAGAGAAATTAAGTGAATTGAAAAAGATCAATATAAGTGACCAGCGGATTGCGGAACTGACCGGAACGAAGGAACAGGATATCCGCAGAAAATTGACAGAATATGATTTAAAGCCGTCATATAAGCTGGTGGATACGTGTGCAGGAGAATTTGATGCTGAAACGCCTTACTTCTATTCCACGTGGCAGGGAATGGATGAAGTAGAGGTGACGAATGATAAATCAAAAATCCTTATCGTTGGTTCCGGACCTATCCGTATCGGTCAGGGTGTGGAATTTGACTATAGTTCTGTTCACGCTGCGGAAGCCGTAAAGAAAGCTGGTTTTGAAGCGGTAGTAATCAATAATAATCCGGAAACCGTCAGCACGGATTATTCCGTAGCAGACAGCCTTTATTTCGAGCCGATAACTGCAGAAGATGTGCTGCATATTATAAAAAAAGAGAATGTATCAGGTGTTATGCTCCAATTTGGAGGCCAGACAGCTGTGAATCTGGCGGATGATCTTCACGAGGCGGGTATTACGGTCCTTGGTACAAGTCCGGAAAACATGCATTCCCTTGAAGATCGTGAGCAGTTTTACGAGCTGCTGAATAAACTCGATATCAATCATATTAAAGGTGAGATGGTTCAGTCTGAGAAAGCATTAATCCAAACCGCCCATCTCCTGACCTATCCGGTTTTAATCAGACCTTCCTTCGTAATTGGCGGACAATCCATGTACGTATGCTATAACGAAAAAGAACTGAAAGAATACAGTCAGCGCCTCGCGGCAACTACAAATCAAAAATGCTGGCCGCTGCTGGTGGATACGTTTATTCCCGGACTGGAATGTGAAGTGGATGTTATCAGTGATGGGAAACAGGTAATGATTCCTGGTATTTTCGAACACATTGAAAAAGCCGGCGTCCATTCAGGCGACAGCTTAACTGTTTTTCCAAGCATGAACCTGACTGAGTTTCAAAAAGATAAAATCACCGACATCAGTACTTTAATAGCACTCGAGACTCCTGTAGTTGGCATGATGAATATCCAATTTGTTATCGATGGCGATGATATTTACGTCCTTGAAGTTAATCCGCGTGCTTCAAGGACTGTGCCGATTATGAGTAAAGTAACCGGCGTTAACATGGTTGAAGAAGCTGTCAAAGCTCAGCTCGGCTTTCCTTTGCCTGAGCAGGGGCTGTTGACATCTCCTGATTATATTACCGTTAAAGCTCCTGTCTTTTCAGAAAAGAAGCTCAAAGGGGTGGATCATGCTTTAAGTCCTGAAATGAAATCAACAGGAGAAAAGATTGGAATGGCCGGAACGTTCGCGGAGGCACTAGTGAAAGTATTTCCTTCTTTTGTTAAAGGGGATGCCTGTTTACTTTCGGTGTCCAAACGTGATTACGCTGAAGCAGCGGAAGTCGCAGCAGGTTTAACAGGTCCTATATATGCTACTGCGGGGACAGCTGCTTTTCTTAAAAGCAAAGGAATAGAAGTTCACTGCATAACGGGGGTCGAGGAAACAGAAAAGTTATTTAAAAATAATGTGATCCAGGCTGTGATTAACGTACCAAAGCAGGGGAGAAACCCTCACACATATGGCTTTCATGTACGTGAAATGGCTGCTGCGTACGATATTCCCTGTTTCACCCACCTTGATACAGCACTCCTCTATACGAGAGCCTCTGGTATGGAAACAGAACCTGAGCCGATTAAGAGCTTCAGGAAATTAAAGGAGGAAATATCGTGA
- the argF gene encoding ornithine carbamoyltransferase, protein MKTINHLLTINDLTKTEIHELIAEAVEIKQKLKNGTPHQHLAGKTLGMIFEKSSTRTRVSFEVGMTQLGGHAIFLSPKDMQLGRGESIADTAKVLSRYVDGIMIRTFEHKTVETFAENSSVPVINGLTDEHHPTQVLADLMTVYEQKGRLEGLNMAFIGDGNNNMTHSLLQGAARAGLNMTVASPEGYEPNKQIFEEAVQSAKESGKAVQFYADPYKAVSGADIIVTDVWTSMGHEEEAADRLRKFQPYQINDDLVASAADEYIFLHCLPAHREEEVTASIIDGPRSFVFDEAENRLHAQKALLKKLMN, encoded by the coding sequence ATTAAAACAATCAATCATCTGCTGACGATAAATGATTTAACAAAAACAGAGATTCATGAATTGATTGCAGAAGCAGTGGAAATTAAACAGAAGCTTAAAAACGGAACACCCCATCAGCACCTGGCGGGGAAAACACTAGGAATGATATTCGAAAAATCATCAACACGTACGAGAGTCTCATTTGAAGTTGGCATGACACAGCTGGGAGGCCACGCTATTTTTCTCAGTCCAAAAGATATGCAGCTTGGAAGAGGAGAGTCTATCGCAGACACGGCGAAAGTATTGTCCAGATACGTAGACGGTATTATGATTCGTACGTTTGAACACAAAACGGTAGAAACATTTGCGGAGAATTCCAGTGTGCCGGTTATTAATGGATTGACTGATGAACATCATCCTACGCAGGTGCTGGCTGATTTAATGACTGTCTACGAACAGAAAGGCAGACTGGAAGGGTTGAACATGGCTTTCATTGGTGATGGTAACAACAATATGACCCATTCTCTGCTTCAGGGGGCGGCCCGCGCTGGTTTGAATATGACCGTCGCAAGCCCTGAAGGATACGAACCGAATAAACAAATATTTGAAGAAGCGGTGCAGTCAGCTAAGGAATCAGGAAAAGCAGTGCAATTTTATGCAGATCCATATAAGGCTGTGTCTGGAGCAGATATTATTGTAACGGATGTTTGGACGAGTATGGGACATGAGGAAGAGGCTGCAGACAGACTCAGGAAATTTCAGCCCTACCAGATCAACGATGATTTAGTCGCCTCAGCAGCGGACGAGTATATATTTCTCCACTGTCTTCCGGCTCACCGGGAAGAAGAGGTTACTGCTTCCATAATCGACGGTCCTCGTTCTTTCGTATTCGATGAAGCGGAAAACAGACTTCATGCTCAAAAAGCTCTACTCAAAAAATTAATGAATTAA
- a CDS encoding argininosuccinate synthase encodes MNKDKVVLAYSGGLDTSVCIKYLQEEYGYEVICLGLEIGEGKDLEALKEKAYKVGAEKAVIIDANELLAEEYLLPALQSNTLYEGKYPLSSALSRPLISKLLVEVAEQEGAVAVAHGCTGKGNDQVRFEVSIQALNPDLKVIAPIREWGMNREEEIEYAKQKGIDVPVNVEKPYSIDANIWGRACEAGVLEDTWAEAPEEAFGWTASIGDAPDEPEYVEVAFDNGKPTALNGIEKPFFEIIKELNAIAGKHGIGRIDHIENRLVGIKAREVYENPGAMTLINAHKELEFLTLPKEVTQFKTTIEQKFTQLIYDGLWYSPLRDSLYAFIAETQQQVNGKVKLKLWKGTHTVVARHSENSLYNEALASYSKNDAFDHKSAEGFIKLWGLSTKTYSQVNQKKKLLIESK; translated from the coding sequence ATGAATAAAGATAAAGTGGTTTTGGCTTATTCCGGAGGTTTGGATACTTCCGTTTGCATTAAATATCTGCAGGAAGAATATGGATACGAAGTGATTTGTCTCGGACTGGAAATAGGAGAAGGAAAAGACCTGGAAGCGTTAAAAGAAAAAGCTTACAAAGTCGGCGCTGAAAAAGCTGTTATTATTGATGCTAATGAACTGCTTGCTGAAGAATATCTGCTTCCGGCTCTTCAGTCAAACACTCTCTATGAAGGGAAATATCCGCTGTCGTCCGCACTTTCCCGACCGCTGATTTCCAAGCTTCTAGTTGAAGTCGCAGAGCAGGAAGGTGCTGTGGCAGTCGCTCATGGCTGTACCGGTAAAGGTAATGACCAGGTGCGATTTGAAGTTTCTATTCAGGCTCTCAATCCGGATTTAAAGGTAATTGCTCCGATCAGAGAATGGGGAATGAATAGAGAAGAAGAAATTGAATACGCAAAACAAAAAGGAATCGACGTTCCGGTAAATGTAGAAAAACCTTATTCCATTGATGCTAATATCTGGGGCAGAGCCTGCGAAGCAGGTGTCCTTGAAGATACGTGGGCAGAAGCACCAGAAGAAGCATTCGGCTGGACGGCTTCCATTGGTGATGCTCCTGACGAGCCGGAATATGTAGAGGTAGCATTTGACAATGGAAAACCGACTGCCTTAAACGGGATCGAAAAGCCATTTTTTGAAATTATTAAAGAGCTGAATGCCATTGCAGGAAAACACGGCATCGGCAGAATTGATCATATTGAAAATCGACTGGTAGGCATTAAAGCAAGGGAAGTCTACGAAAACCCAGGGGCTATGACATTAATTAATGCTCATAAAGAATTGGAGTTTTTAACGCTTCCTAAAGAAGTCACCCAGTTTAAGACAACAATTGAACAGAAGTTTACTCAGTTAATTTATGACGGGCTCTGGTACTCTCCGCTGAGAGATTCGCTTTACGCGTTTATTGCTGAAACTCAGCAGCAGGTTAACGGAAAAGTTAAGCTGAAGCTTTGGAAGGGTACGCACACAGTTGTAGCAAGACATTCTGAAAATAGTCTTTACAACGAAGCTCTTGCTTCCTATTCCAAGAACGATGCTTTTGATCATAAATCGGCTGAAGGATTTATTAAACTTTGGGGTCTTTCTACTAAAACGTACTCCCAGGTTAATCAGAAGAAGAAATTACTGATTGAATCCAAATAA